From one Synechococcus sp. WH 8016 genomic stretch:
- a CDS encoding lipopolysaccharide assembly protein LapA domain-containing protein, which yields MRQINFSLIFIFGLGTVFFTLENTSPTTVNVLPWMHYTLPLAALLLLAAGIGAAAAWLFASWSGMLNTVERLGKATEFEAQQVRIQELETDLDRYRSTVQTQLGLLPSGNSDSASTTNANPTVDIDSNS from the coding sequence ATGCGTCAGATCAATTTCAGTTTAATTTTCATCTTCGGCCTCGGCACGGTGTTTTTCACCTTGGAGAACACCAGCCCCACCACGGTGAATGTTTTGCCATGGATGCACTACACCTTGCCTCTGGCCGCTCTGCTGCTCTTAGCAGCGGGGATCGGAGCTGCTGCTGCCTGGCTTTTTGCAAGCTGGAGCGGAATGCTCAATACGGTGGAGCGATTGGGCAAAGCCACTGAATTCGAAGCTCAGCAGGTTCGCATTCAAGAATTAGAAACCGACCTCGATCGCTACCGCTCAACGGTGCAGACCCAGTTAGGACTGCTGCCATCAGGCAACAGCGACTCGGCCTCAACCACA